In Stigmatopora nigra isolate UIUO_SnigA chromosome 18, RoL_Snig_1.1, whole genome shotgun sequence, one genomic interval encodes:
- the ppa1a gene encoding inorganic pyrophosphatase 2, mitochondrial produces MSFSIEERGRRNTNDYRIYFKNADGGYISPFHDIPAYADEAQNIFHAVVEVPRWTNAKMEIATKDALNPLKQDVKNGKLRYVANVFPHKGYIWNYGAIPQTWEDPHHKDPDTDCCGDNDPIDICDIGDKVCFPGEVIKVKILGTLALIDEGETDWKVIGINTDDPQVDNFNDIEDVRRLKPGYLEATFDWFKRYKVPDGKAENQFAFDGCFKDRDFAIETVKSTHEFWKALISQKTDAGELSCMNTSVSESPSCCSSEDAVAVVDSACAYGDAEPVPTSVDKWFYYDN; encoded by the exons ATGAGCTTCAGCATTGAAGAGAGAGGCAGACGCAATACCAACGACTACAGGATCTATTTTA AAAACGCAGATGGAGGCTACATATCCCCCTTCCATGACATACCCGCCTATGCCGATGAAGCCCAG AACATTTTTCATGCTGTTGTGGAGGTTCCAAGATGGACCAACGCCAAAATGGAG aTAGCCACCAAAGATGCTCTCAATCCACTTAAGCAGGACGTCAAAAACGGCAAACTTCGCTATGTGGCTAACGTGTTCCCACATAAAGGTTACATCTGGAACTATGGTGCCATCCCACAG ACATGGGAAGACCCTCATCACAAGGACCCTGACACGGATTGCTGTGGCGACAACGACCCCATTGACATTTGTGACATCGGTGATAAG GTATGCTTTCCGGGGGAAGTGATCAAAGTGAAGATTCTAGGCACGTTGGCCCTTATCGATGAGGGTGAAACCGACTGGAAAGTGATTGGGATCAACACAGACGACCCCCAAGTTGACAACTTTAACG ACATTGAGGATGTCAGACGACTTAAACCAGGCTACCTGGAAGCCACTTTCGATTGGTTCAAGCGGTACAAAGTCCCCGACGGCAAAGCGGAAAATCAGTTCGCGTTCGATGGATGCTTCAAGGACAGG GACTTTGCCATTGAGACTGTAAAAAGCACTCACGAGTTCTGGAAAGCGCTCATCTCTCAGAAGACGGATGCCGGCGAGTTAAGCTG CATGAACACAAGTGTATCTGAGAGTCCATCTTGCTGTTCTTCTGAAGATGCCGTTGCCGTGGTTGACTCG GCTTGTGCTTATGGAGATGCTGAGCCTGTTCCTACTTCAG tggaCAAATGGTTCTACTATGATAACTGA
- the LOC144211611 gene encoding leucine-rich repeat-containing protein 20-like isoform X2, which yields MAQAVANVARRVNATVEEGLDHLDLSNCQLISFPDGIFKVLNSVSENIRVITLADNEMKTISSKFFSNFTQLRELDLHGNLLSKLPDSLEEMKHLTSINLANNNFSTFPEKLMQITTLERINLEGNHITEIPVDSLSAMPALKWLNVMSNPLDANTQSALTSPHKFEILSQRES from the exons ATGGCACAGGCTGTGGCTAATGTGGCCAGGAGGGTCAACGCAACCGTGGAAGAAGGACTAGATCATCTTG ATCTGTCCAACTGCCAGCTAATTTCTTTCCCGGATGGCATTTTCAAAGTGCTCAACAGCGTCTCGGAAAACATCCGCGTCATCACCCTGGCAGACAACGAGATGAAGACCATTTCCAGCAAGTTCTTTTCCAACTTCACGCAGCTAAGAG aacTGGACCTCCACGGAAACCTTCTCAGCAAACTTCCCGACTCTTTGGAGGAAATGAAGCACTTGACCAGCATAAACCTGGCCAATAATAATTTCTCCACTTTCCCTGAGAAGCTGATGCAGATAACCACACTGGAGCGGATCAATTTGGAGGGGAATCACATCACTG AAATCCCAGTGGACAGCTTGTCCGCCATGCCCGCTCTCAAGTGGCTCAACGTCATGTCAAATCCTTTAGACGCAAACACGCAATCAGCTCTGACCTCACCGCACAAATTTGAAATTTTATCACAAAGGGAGTCGTGA